Within Streptomyces sp. SS1-1, the genomic segment CGATCGGGCCCTCGGCGAACAGGACTTCTCCGGGAATCATGGCCGCCCTCAGACGATCGGGTCGTGGACGGTGACGAGCTTGGTGCCGTCGGGGAAGGTCGCCTCGACCTGGACGTCGTGGATCATCTCGGGGATGCCCTCCATGACGTCGTCCCTGGTGAGCAGGGTCCGGCCGGAGGACATCAACTCGGCGACCGTACGGCCGTCGCGGGCGCCCTCGAGGATGTGCGCCGTGATGAGGGCGACGGCCTCGGGGTGGTTCAGCCGGAGCCCGCGGGCCCGGCGCCTCT encodes:
- a CDS encoding urease subunit gamma, with translation MQLTPHEQERLLIHVAADVAERRRARGLRLNHPEAVALITAHILEGARDGRTVAELMSSGRTLLTRDDVMEGIPEMIHDVQVEATFPDGTKLVTVHDPIV